A region from the Flavobacterium enshiense genome encodes:
- a CDS encoding acyl-CoA dehydrogenase — protein MNFNLSEEQLMIQQAARDFAQTELLPGVIERDEHSTFPTEQVKKMAELGFLGMMVDPKYGGAGLDSVSYVLAMEEIAKVDASAAVVMSVNNSLVCAGLEKFCNEEQKMKYLVPLAKGDVIGAFCLSEPEAGSDATSQKTTAIDMGDHYLMNGTKNWITNGGTASTYIVIAQTDIEKGHKGINAFIVEKGWEGFSVGPKEKKMGIRGSDTHSLMFSDVKVPKENRIGEDGFGFNFAMAVLNGGRIGIASQALGIASGAYELALKYSQERVAFKKAIFHHQAIAFKLADMATQITAARMLCFKAACEKDAGQDISQSGAMAKLYASEVAMNTTVEAVQIHGGNGYVSEYHVERMMRDAKITQIYEGTSEIQRIVISRGLVK, from the coding sequence ATGAATTTTAATTTAAGCGAAGAACAGTTAATGATTCAACAGGCAGCAAGAGATTTTGCTCAGACTGAATTGTTACCGGGAGTTATTGAAAGAGACGAGCATTCAACATTCCCTACAGAACAAGTCAAAAAAATGGCTGAACTAGGTTTCTTGGGAATGATGGTGGATCCTAAATATGGTGGTGCCGGTTTGGACAGCGTTTCTTACGTTTTAGCGATGGAAGAAATCGCAAAAGTTGATGCTTCTGCTGCAGTAGTGATGTCTGTTAACAACTCTTTAGTTTGTGCCGGATTGGAAAAATTCTGTAACGAAGAGCAAAAAATGAAATATTTAGTGCCGCTTGCTAAAGGTGATGTAATTGGTGCTTTCTGTTTATCTGAGCCAGAAGCCGGTTCTGATGCAACGTCACAAAAAACAACTGCTATCGATATGGGCGACCACTATCTGATGAACGGTACTAAAAACTGGATCACCAATGGTGGAACTGCTTCTACTTATATTGTAATTGCACAAACAGATATTGAAAAAGGACACAAAGGAATCAATGCTTTCATCGTTGAAAAAGGATGGGAAGGTTTCTCTGTAGGACCAAAAGAAAAGAAAATGGGTATCCGCGGATCCGACACGCATTCTTTAATGTTCTCTGACGTAAAAGTACCGAAAGAAAACAGAATCGGCGAAGATGGTTTCGGATTTAACTTCGCGATGGCGGTGTTAAACGGAGGCCGTATCGGTATTGCTTCTCAGGCATTGGGAATTGCTTCAGGTGCTTATGAATTGGCATTGAAATACTCTCAGGAGCGTGTAGCTTTCAAAAAAGCAATTTTCCACCACCAGGCAATCGCTTTCAAATTGGCAGATATGGCTACGCAGATTACTGCAGCAAGAATGCTATGTTTCAAAGCAGCTTGTGAGAAAGATGCAGGACAGGATATTTCACAATCGGGAGCTATGGCTAAATTATATGCTTCTGAGGTGGCTATGAACACGACTGTTGAGGCAGTTCAGATTCACGGTGGAAACGGTTATGTGAGCGAGTATCATGTAGAGCGTATGATGCGTGACGCGAAAATCACTCAGATTTACGAAGGAACATCTGAAATCCAGAGAATCGTAATTTCAAGAGGATTGGTAAAATAA
- a CDS encoding T9SS type A sorting domain-containing protein: MKNFILFQSEEIPESKCRPGFSSNLSKKFSASGYWKTVTALLFAFLLFGNVSWAQNIAADIDQVRNGGVGETPTPNGWTNGNLGPENTHLLEGYSVPYRAIVTGLTAGTQYTIVIGIDTRDQNKAALDYFTHYQRLAPHTQFGHAEEIINPLFGLSGSFSGPVTSAIPVPSNSGTPVAGMPASSFNNLPAGERNFTMWNGTFIGAITYALQDALNAASTKTNIQINFTANASTVVLAWGGHIASNAASEWNGGAHPGGSPYHCRIVGLGVLGGTLSGGSQDRSLKSNAVLVPPTCDATGPTSICGGTSNVYSTPTITGATYLWTLSNNTSGATIPGSATGASVTVNSGAGPGSYTITVVVTKDFLSSEPCPVTTVVNVGATNNAGPDQTLCQTPPSGPTQFTLAGTASGGTSLWTVDGTTGTASASIVTPGSLSSLVNVSGIGTVTLKLTTTSNTTPPCGNDDDTVVLTVNANATADAGPPQTLCQTPPSGPTQFTLAGTASGGTTLWTVDGMTGTASASIVTPGSLSSLVNVSGVGTVTLKLTTTSNTTPPCANADDTVVLTVNANATADAGPPQTLCQTPPSGPTQFTLAGSASGGTTLWTVDGTTGTASASIVTPGSLSSLVNVSGIGTVTLKLTTTSNTTPPCANADDTVVLTVNANATADAGPPQDKCQTPPSGPTQFTLAGSASGGTTLWTVDGTTGTASASIVTPGSLSSLVNVSGVGTVTLKLTTTSNTTPPCANADDTVVLTVNEFATADAGPDQTLCQTQPDGPTSFTLAGTSSGGTTLWEQIAQTGTAQASITTPASLTSGVSVSGVGTVTLKLTTSNALCGNDDDTVVLTVEDIEATCPGNSTFTVICTDTAAENAANLAAAWAAWVAGFTYSPLNPAPTVTLTYYDVTIEIVNGVPTEVFTETADTTPPSLLAGGTKAIKIEVETALGCKDECQAKFTVVNPCAPACDATPNDVLCFGGTGSITVVPGGPVTPYIIRLFSFADLVNPLQNLTGLTSNTNVTFENLPAGTYRVRVIDGIGAVCEKDNLVIDQPDSALNLGTLTPSPASCGVNDGTIVVTLISGGTPPYTIKLDNGTAVSPNGAGGTSHTFTGVAAGPHTVTVYDANYAQSPGAGCTDSDTVTIDALPCGGHIFPTQTACCNIVAGNATELENVCYTAANGKVSNAIPGVFFYYTKLIAPSSSFTLNVVQTKSCGTFNYFQVQGNKDIKLFGPNCTRLSTVTVSASNGQAQMMVTGATAGTEYVLGVKYDVKSLIASTYVGSAPTCTYDFVTTIGGNPVAGSDGSIDAVPGCSDNTPLPPACTVGDQVVNNAPVPSDQPIETMFKAYPVPFRDYVNIRYEFNYHSKARIEIYDAKGMFVKAYDDADAYFNKEVRLDVDFTQGDGQMYIIKVITDNEVGTKRIISKQ; the protein is encoded by the coding sequence ATGAAAAATTTTATATTATTTCAGTCGGAGGAAATACCCGAATCCAAATGCAGACCGGGTTTCTCTTCAAACTTAAGCAAAAAGTTTAGTGCATCCGGTTACTGGAAAACAGTCACGGCTTTGTTATTTGCCTTTTTATTGTTTGGTAATGTTTCATGGGCGCAAAATATTGCTGCAGACATTGATCAAGTACGAAATGGGGGAGTTGGTGAAACTCCTACACCGAATGGTTGGACTAATGGGAATTTAGGTCCTGAGAATACACACTTACTGGAAGGGTATTCTGTACCATACCGTGCGATAGTTACCGGTTTAACTGCTGGAACACAATACACCATTGTAATTGGGATTGATACACGTGACCAAAATAAAGCTGCGCTCGATTATTTTACACACTACCAGCGGCTCGCCCCTCATACCCAGTTTGGACATGCTGAAGAGATTATTAATCCACTTTTTGGTTTGTCCGGGTCGTTTTCTGGACCTGTTACTTCTGCAATTCCGGTTCCCAGTAATTCAGGAACACCTGTAGCAGGTATGCCGGCAAGCAGTTTTAATAATTTACCTGCAGGTGAGCGAAATTTTACTATGTGGAATGGTACATTCATTGGTGCAATTACTTATGCTTTGCAAGATGCACTTAACGCTGCAAGTACTAAAACGAATATTCAAATAAACTTCACAGCTAATGCATCCACTGTTGTTTTAGCATGGGGAGGGCATATCGCAAGCAATGCTGCAAGTGAATGGAATGGCGGAGCACACCCAGGTGGTTCACCATACCATTGCCGTATAGTAGGTCTTGGTGTATTAGGAGGAACTCTTTCAGGTGGTAGTCAAGACCGTTCGCTTAAATCGAACGCTGTTCTTGTTCCTCCTACGTGTGATGCTACCGGTCCCACAAGTATTTGTGGCGGTACTTCGAATGTTTACTCTACACCGACAATTACAGGAGCTACTTATCTGTGGACACTATCAAATAATACCTCAGGAGCGACAATTCCTGGTAGTGCCACCGGCGCTAGTGTAACAGTAAATTCTGGGGCTGGACCTGGTTCTTATACAATTACGGTAGTAGTTACAAAGGACTTTCTTTCATCGGAGCCCTGTCCCGTCACTACTGTTGTAAACGTAGGTGCGACGAATAATGCAGGACCGGATCAGACTTTGTGTCAGACTCCACCTTCTGGACCAACTCAATTTACCTTAGCCGGTACTGCCAGCGGAGGAACTTCATTGTGGACAGTTGACGGAACGACAGGAACTGCAAGTGCTTCGATAGTTACTCCTGGTTCATTGAGTTCTCTTGTAAATGTTTCGGGTATCGGAACTGTTACGCTGAAACTGACTACAACAAGCAACACCACTCCGCCTTGTGGAAATGATGATGATACGGTTGTATTGACAGTAAATGCAAATGCGACGGCTGATGCAGGACCTCCTCAGACTTTGTGTCAGACTCCACCTTCTGGACCAACTCAATTTACCTTAGCCGGTACTGCCAGCGGAGGAACCACATTGTGGACAGTTGACGGAATGACAGGAACTGCAAGTGCTTCGATAGTTACTCCTGGTTCATTGAGTTCTCTTGTAAATGTTTCCGGTGTCGGAACTGTTACACTGAAACTGACTACAACAAGCAACACCACTCCGCCTTGTGCAAATGCTGATGATACGGTTGTATTGACAGTAAATGCAAATGCGACGGCTGATGCAGGACCTCCTCAGACTTTGTGTCAGACTCCACCTTCTGGGCCAACTCAATTTACCTTAGCCGGTAGCGCCAGCGGAGGAACCACATTGTGGACAGTTGACGGAACGACAGGAACCGCAAGTGCTTCGATAGTTACTCCTGGTTCATTGAGTTCTCTTGTAAATGTTTCGGGTATCGGAACTGTTACGTTGAAACTGACTACAACAAGCAACACCACTCCGCCTTGTGCAAATGCTGATGATACGGTTGTATTGACAGTAAATGCAAATGCGACGGCTGATGCAGGACCTCCTCAGGATAAATGTCAGACCCCGCCATCGGGACCAACTCAATTTACTTTAGCCGGTAGCGCCAGCGGAGGAACCACATTGTGGACAGTTGACGGAACGACAGGAACTGCAAGTGCTTCGATAGTTACTCCTGGTTCATTGAGTTCTCTAGTAAATGTTTCGGGTGTCGGAACTGTTACGTTGAAACTGACTACAACAAGCAACACCACTCCGCCTTGTGCAAATGCTGATGATACGGTTGTATTGACAGTAAATGAATTTGCTACAGCCGACGCTGGACCTGATCAGACTTTATGCCAGACCCAGCCAGATGGCCCAACTTCATTTACCTTAGCCGGTACTTCCAGCGGAGGAACTACATTATGGGAACAGATAGCACAAACAGGTACTGCACAGGCTTCGATAACTACACCTGCGTCATTGACTTCCGGTGTAAGTGTTTCCGGTGTTGGAACTGTTACGTTAAAACTGACTACATCTAATGCGTTGTGTGGTAATGATGATGATACTGTGGTATTGACCGTTGAGGATATTGAGGCAACCTGTCCGGGTAATTCTACCTTTACAGTTATTTGTACTGATACTGCAGCAGAAAATGCAGCTAATTTAGCCGCTGCTTGGGCAGCTTGGGTAGCAGGCTTTACTTATTCACCTCTAAATCCAGCACCAACGGTAACACTGACATATTATGATGTGACCATTGAAATTGTTAATGGTGTGCCTACGGAGGTATTTACTGAAACAGCTGACACAACACCACCATCACTTTTAGCAGGAGGAACCAAGGCAATAAAAATTGAAGTGGAAACGGCACTTGGTTGTAAAGATGAATGTCAGGCTAAGTTTACTGTGGTTAATCCTTGTGCACCTGCCTGTGATGCAACTCCTAATGATGTATTATGTTTCGGAGGTACAGGTTCGATTACAGTTGTTCCTGGTGGACCAGTTACACCTTATATTATTCGATTATTCAGCTTTGCCGATTTAGTGAATCCATTACAAAATTTAACAGGCCTTACTTCGAATACAAATGTTACTTTTGAAAATCTGCCAGCTGGTACATATAGAGTAAGAGTCATAGATGGTATTGGTGCTGTCTGTGAAAAAGATAATCTTGTAATTGATCAACCAGACTCGGCTTTAAATTTGGGAACCTTAACTCCTAGTCCTGCTAGTTGTGGCGTAAATGATGGAACCATTGTCGTTACATTAATTTCTGGTGGTACACCGCCATATACCATTAAACTTGACAATGGAACGGCTGTATCTCCAAATGGTGCAGGAGGTACATCACATACATTTACAGGTGTAGCAGCGGGTCCACATACAGTAACAGTTTATGATGCCAATTATGCGCAAAGTCCTGGAGCTGGATGTACCGATAGTGATACTGTAACAATTGACGCATTACCATGTGGAGGACATATCTTCCCAACACAAACCGCTTGTTGTAATATCGTTGCCGGAAATGCTACAGAGTTGGAGAATGTTTGTTATACAGCAGCAAATGGTAAAGTTAGTAATGCAATCCCAGGGGTATTCTTCTACTATACTAAATTGATAGCACCAAGTTCAAGTTTTACTCTAAATGTGGTGCAAACCAAATCTTGCGGTACTTTCAATTATTTCCAAGTTCAAGGTAATAAAGACATAAAATTGTTTGGTCCGAACTGTACCAGATTGAGTACAGTTACTGTAAGTGCAAGTAATGGTCAGGCTCAGATGATGGTTACAGGAGCAACTGCCGGTACAGAATACGTTCTGGGAGTTAAATACGATGTTAAATCTCTTATTGCATCAACATATGTAGGCTCAGCGCCAACTTGTACGTATGATTTTGTGACTACAATAGGAGGTAACCCTGTTGCTGGAAGTGATGGTTCAATTGACGCGGTTCCTGGATGTTCAGACAATACACCTCTACCGCCAGCTTGTACAGTTGGTGATCAAGTGGTAAATAACGCTCCAGTTCCGTCTGATCAACCTATTGAGACCATGTTTAAAGCGTATCCAGTTCCTTTCAGAGACTATGTAAATATTCGCTATGAGTTTAATTATCACTCTAAAGCAAGAATTGAAATATACGATGCGAAAGGAATGTTTGTAAAAGCTTACGACGATGCCGATGCTTACTTTAATAAAGAAGTCAGACTAGATGTTGACTTCACTCAAGGTGATGGCCAAATGTATATCATTAAAGTTATTACTGATAATGAAGTAGGTACGAAACGAATCATATCCAAACAATAA
- a CDS encoding anhydro-N-acetylmuramic acid kinase, which produces MQKKMYNVVGVMSGTSLDGVDLAHIRFSIENGKWEFQIFQCETVAYPEEWVGLLKKAVDFSKAELITLNKEYTALLGGIISDFITKHKLEDLDAVCSHGHTILHQPQNGFTLQIGNLPEIAELTQQKVVCDFRVQDVKMGGQGAPLVPIGDRILFSDYDYCLNLGGFSNVSFEENGNRIAFDISPVNTVLNFYADKLGLKYDDKGQISKSGTISAELLFELNELDFYRKTYPKSLGFEFVKETVLPMIERYSISIEDKLRTFTEHVAFQIAAALPEKEGSLLVTGGGAYNIFLIERMRVYLPEMQIVVPDAKTIEFKEALIFALLGVLRLENEVNVLASVTGASTNHSSGVIYYKPVKL; this is translated from the coding sequence ATGCAAAAAAAGATGTATAACGTAGTAGGGGTAATGTCAGGTACTTCATTGGACGGTGTTGACCTGGCACATATTCGTTTTTCCATTGAAAACGGTAAATGGGAATTTCAGATATTTCAATGTGAAACCGTTGCTTATCCGGAAGAATGGGTAGGTTTGTTGAAAAAAGCTGTCGATTTTTCGAAAGCAGAACTGATAACACTTAATAAGGAATACACCGCGTTACTGGGCGGTATTATTTCGGATTTCATAACTAAGCATAAACTGGAAGATTTGGATGCTGTCTGTTCACACGGGCACACGATTTTGCATCAGCCACAAAACGGGTTTACGTTGCAGATTGGGAATCTTCCTGAAATAGCGGAACTGACCCAACAGAAAGTCGTTTGCGATTTCCGTGTGCAGGATGTCAAAATGGGCGGGCAAGGTGCGCCTTTGGTACCCATTGGAGACCGTATTTTGTTTTCGGATTACGATTATTGTTTGAATCTGGGCGGATTTTCGAATGTTTCTTTTGAGGAGAATGGCAACCGGATTGCTTTCGATATTTCACCTGTAAATACGGTTTTGAATTTTTATGCCGATAAATTAGGATTGAAGTATGATGATAAAGGACAAATTTCCAAAAGTGGGACAATTTCAGCAGAATTATTATTTGAATTGAACGAATTGGATTTCTATCGAAAAACGTATCCGAAATCGTTAGGTTTTGAATTTGTAAAGGAAACGGTATTACCAATGATAGAACGGTATTCGATTTCGATTGAAGATAAACTCCGAACCTTTACCGAACATGTTGCATTTCAGATTGCCGCCGCTTTGCCTGAAAAAGAAGGAAGTCTCTTGGTGACAGGAGGTGGGGCCTACAATATTTTCCTGATTGAAAGGATGAGGGTTTATCTTCCTGAAATGCAGATTGTAGTCCCGGATGCCAAAACAATCGAATTTAAGGAGGCCCTTATTTTTGCGTTACTGGGTGTTTTAAGGCTTGAAAATGAAGTGAATGTCCTGGCGAGTGTAACGGGTGCTTCGACTAATCACAGTTCCGGTGTAATTTATTATAAACCTGTAAAACTTTGA